From a single Triplophysa rosa linkage group LG1, Trosa_1v2, whole genome shotgun sequence genomic region:
- the LOC130559599 gene encoding regulator of G-protein signaling 20: MGSERVEMGKRPSQDAGNATQVHSTPPKAQMSGKPNAQTLGRLNAPPNACCFCWCCCCSCSCLTVRSGKEEKIQTTVADEQEDAEPEQKLELTLEEVQSWSESFEKLIKSPEGRAHFQQFLKFEFSEDNMLFWLACEELKKETNRTTVEQTVKRIYEDYVSVLSPKEVSLDSRVRELISSKMQDPSSCTFDEAQLQIHTLMQRDSYPRYINSSTYTDLIKSLQQPDQS, translated from the exons ATGGGGTCTGAACGGGTGGAAATGGGAAAACGACCATCGCAGGATGCTGGTAACGCCACCCAAGTGCACAGTACACCCCCCAAAGCTCAGATGTCGGGAAAGCCGAACGCGCAAACCCTCGGCCGGCTCAATGCTCCTCCGAACGCCTGCTGCTTCTGCTGGTGCTGCTGCTGTAGCTGCTCCTG TCTGACGGTACGCTCTGGCAAGGAGGAAAAGATTCAGACGACGGTCGCAGACGAACAAGAGGATGCCGAACCCGAGCAGAA GCTTGAGCTCACACTAGAGGAGGTGCAGTCTTGGTCAGAATCCTTTGAGAAGCTCATCAAGAGCCCTGAAGGTCGTGCACACTTCCAACAGTTCCTGAAGTTTGAGTTTAGTGAAGACAACATGTTGTTCTGGCTCGCCTGCGAGGAGCTGAAGAAAGAGACCAACAGAACGACGGTAGAACAGACCGTGAAACGGATATATGAGGACTACGTCTCTGTACTGTCACCTAAAGag gtgaGTCTGGACTCGCGGGTGCGTGAACTGATCAGCAGTAAGATGCAGGACCCCTCCTCGTGCACGTTTGACGAAGCGCAACTGCAGATCCACACGCTCATGCAGCGAGACTCCTACCCGCGATACATAAACTCCAGCACCTACACGGACCTCATAAAGAGCCTCCAACAGCCCGATCAATcctaa
- the lypla1 gene encoding acyl-protein thioesterase 1 isoform X4 has protein sequence MVWVTRVFCIFFTLHFFRHGWAEAMAGIRTPHIKPVMPVSLNMNMAMPSWFDIIGLGPDAEEDESGIKKAAESIKALIDQEVKNGIPSHRIVLGGFSQGGALSLYTALSTHQKLAGVIALSCWLPLRNSLSQSVISSNKDIPVLQCHGDADPLVPLIFGCLTVEKLKTMLNPTNITFKTYPRMPHSACPEEMMDIKQFIEKQLPPIK, from the exons ATGGTCTGGGTGACACGGG TTTTTTGCATCTTTTTTACTCTACATTTCTTCAGGCATGGATGGGCTGAAGCTATGGCCGGGATCAGGACCCCTCACATCAA ACCAGTCATGCCCGTCAGCCTCAATATGAACATGGCAATGCCATCCTG GTTTGATATAATTGGACTCGGTCCTGATGCAGAGGAAGATGAATCGGGAATTAAAAAAGCTGCCGAAAGCA TCAAAGCGCTGATTGATCAAGAGGTGAAGAATGGAATACCTTCTCATAGGATTGTCCTGGGAGGATTCTCTCAG GGtggtgctctctctctctacacggCTTTAAGCACCCATCAGAAGTTGGCGGGTGTGATCGCCCTCAGCTGCTGGTTGCCCCTCAGGAACTCCCTCTCGCAG TCAGTGATCAGCAGTAATAAGGACATACCGGTGCTGCAGTGTCACGGTGATGCCGATCCACTGGTTCCACTTATTTTTGGCTGTCTCACTGTGGAGAAACTCAAAACCATGCTGAACCCCACCAATATCACATTCAAAACATATCCCAGGATGCCTCACAGCGCCTGTCCGGAG GAAATGATGGACATCAAACAGTTTATTGAGAAGCAGCTTCCCCCCATAAAGTAA
- the mrpl15 gene encoding 39S ribosomal protein L15, mitochondrial yields MSANKITGGKTIDIVKNLPRINLANLRPNPGATKNETHRGHGMHGGNKSGRGHKGERQRGNRPRLGFEGGQTPFYLVIPKYGYNANHSRRPQYPPFSLRKLQYLIDLGRIDTTQPIDLTQLVNSRGVAIQPLKRDYGIQLVDEGADIFCAKVNLEVQVASEKAIAAIERNGGVITTSFYDPRSLQVLIKPVPFFISGQPIPKRMLPGEDLLPYYTDANHRGYLADQDQVQAARLALAKKYGYSLPDITKDELFDMLAQRKDPRQIFFGLSPGWVVNMEDKKILKPTDEKVLQYYGS; encoded by the exons ATGTCTGCGAACAAAATTACTGGAGGGAAAACTATTGATATTGTAAAGAATCTACCTCGTATAAACCTCGCCAACCTTCGACCAAATCCGGGAGCTACGAAAAAT GAGACGCACAGAGGTCATGGCATGCACGGGGGTAATAAAAGTGGACGGGGTCATAAAGGTGAGCGACAGCGTGGTAACAGACCCCGATTGGGCTTCGAAGGCGGACAGACACCCTTCTACCTGGTAATCCCAAAATATGGCTACAATGCGAATCACAG tCGTCGACCGCAGTACCCCCCGTTCTCCCTGCGCAAACTGCAGTATCTTATAGATTTGGGCCGTATTGACACCACGCAGCCCATCGATCTGACTCAACTGGTCAATAGCAGAGGGGTTGCGATCCAGCCGCTGAAACGAGACTATGGCATCCAGCTCGTCGATGAG GGTGCTGATATATTCTGTGCAAAAGTTAACCTGGAAGTTCAGGTTGCATCGGAGAAAGCCATCGCTGCCATTGAACGAAATGGGGGTGTGATTACAACAAGCTTCTACGATCCCCGTAGCCTAC AGGTCCTCATCAAACCAGTGCCCTTTTTCATATCTGGACAACCCATACCCAAGCGCATGCTTCCCGGTGAAGACCTTCTTCCATACTACACAGACGCCAATCACCGCGGCTACCTCGCCGACCAGGATCAAGTCCAAGCAGCGCGTCTAGCCCTGGCTAAAAAGTACGGCTACAGCTTACCTGACATCACAAAAGATGAACTCTTCGACATGCTGGCGCAAAGAAAGGATCCTCGGCAGATCTTTTTCGGGTTATCGCCCGGATGGGTGGTTAACATGGAAGATAAGAAGATCCTCAAACCCACCGACGAGAAAGTCTTGCAGTATTATGGCTCTTAA
- the sox32 gene encoding SRY-box transcription factor 32, producing MYLDRMLPEPEMGPTTTMMLESQPRHYAAPERIEPRTASHFPVLGPSSPVSVGSESSCSSPEAKATVETRVRRPLNAFIIWTKEERRRLAQLNPDLENTDLSKILGKKWKAMSLAEKRPYMQEAERLRIQHTIDHPNYKYRPRRRKCNKRGSKTPPSETCTSPNSTFHLSYMFQGQAPQQPPSQLHPYNQFNSYNLPHGGLGFTGHPSVFQQTVASSNGDEMFNGGPAFLNSPSVHPLPSAYSESLRYSQNSMQQRGSDLHEWRGTEACACVLCLGGPSLEFYLEQVRTDMLDQLDRSEFDQYLNPVRPEEHK from the exons ATGTATCTCGACCGAATGCTCCCCGAACCCGAAATGGGCCCCACGACAACGATGATGTTAGAGAGCCAGCCGCGCCATTACGCGGCACCTGAGAGGATCGAGCCGCGCACCGCGTCTCATTTCCCCGTGTTGGGTCCATCCAGCCCGGTGTCGGTGGGTTCAGAATCCAGCTGCTCAAGTCCGGAGGCGAAAGCGACCGTGGAAACCCGGGTGAGACGCCCACTGAACGCGTTCATCATCTGGACCAAAGAGGAACGCAGACGCCTTGCGCAGCTGAATCCTGACCTGGAAAACACAGACCTCAGTAAAATACTCG gtaaaaaatggAAGGCCATGTCTCTGGCAGAGAAGCGCCCCTACATGCAAGAAGCAGAAAGGCTGCGAATCCAGCACACCATCGACCACCCCAACTACAAATACAGGCCCCGCCGACGAAAGTGCAACAAACGTGGCAGCAAGACACCTCCGAGCGAGACCTGCACCTCTCCAAACAGCACCTTTCACCTCAGCTACATGTTCCAAGGTCAAGCCCCACAGCAACCCCCCAGTCAACTTCACCCATACAATCAATTCAACTCCTATAATCTTCCACATGGAGGTTTGGGGTTCACCGGCCACCCTTCGGTGTTCCAGCAAACTGTGGCATCATCAAACGGAGATGAGATGTTCAATGGTGGACCTGCTTTCCTGAATTCACCTTCAGTACATCCACTTCCATCTGCATACTCGGAGTCACTGCGGTATTCCCAGAATTCCATGCAGCAGAGAGGAAGTGACCTCCACGAGTGGCGGGGAACAGAGGCGTGCGCGTGTGTACTTTGTTTAGGCGGACCTTCTTTGGAGTTCTACCTGGAACAGGTGAGAACGGACATGCTGGACCAGCTCGATCGCAGTGAATTTGATCAGTACCTCAATCCAGTACGGCCTGAGGAACACAAGTAA
- the lypla1 gene encoding acyl-protein thioesterase 1 isoform X2: MCGNNMSAPLPAIVPAARKATAAVIFLHGLGDTGHGWAEAMAGIRTPHIKPVMPVSLNMNMAMPSWFDIIGLGPDAEEDESGIKKAAESIKALIDQEVKNGIPSHRIVLGGFSQGGALSLYTALSTHQKLAGVIALSCWLPLRNSLSQSVISSNKDIPVLQCHGDADPLVPLIFGCLTVEKLKTMLNPTNITFKTYPRMPHSACPEEMMDIKQFIEKQLPPIK, from the exons ATGTGCGGTAATAACATGTCAGCCCCGCTGCCAGCGATCGTGCCTGCAGCGCGTAAAGCTACGGCTGCG GTGATTTTCCTCCATGGTCTGGGTGACACGGG GCATGGATGGGCTGAAGCTATGGCCGGGATCAGGACCCCTCACATCAA ACCAGTCATGCCCGTCAGCCTCAATATGAACATGGCAATGCCATCCTG GTTTGATATAATTGGACTCGGTCCTGATGCAGAGGAAGATGAATCGGGAATTAAAAAAGCTGCCGAAAGCA TCAAAGCGCTGATTGATCAAGAGGTGAAGAATGGAATACCTTCTCATAGGATTGTCCTGGGAGGATTCTCTCAG GGtggtgctctctctctctacacggCTTTAAGCACCCATCAGAAGTTGGCGGGTGTGATCGCCCTCAGCTGCTGGTTGCCCCTCAGGAACTCCCTCTCGCAG TCAGTGATCAGCAGTAATAAGGACATACCGGTGCTGCAGTGTCACGGTGATGCCGATCCACTGGTTCCACTTATTTTTGGCTGTCTCACTGTGGAGAAACTCAAAACCATGCTGAACCCCACCAATATCACATTCAAAACATATCCCAGGATGCCTCACAGCGCCTGTCCGGAG GAAATGATGGACATCAAACAGTTTATTGAGAAGCAGCTTCCCCCCATAAAGTAA
- the lypla1 gene encoding acyl-protein thioesterase 1 isoform X3: protein MVWVTRVFCIFFTLHFFRHGWAEAMAGIRTPHIKYICPHSPVMPVSLNMNMAMPSWFDIIGLGPDAEEDESGIKKAAESIKALIDQEVKNGIPSHRIVLGGFSQGGALSLYTALSTHQKLAGVIALSCWLPLRNSLSQSVISSNKDIPVLQCHGDADPLVPLIFGCLTVEKLKTMLNPTNITFKTYPRMPHSACPEEMMDIKQFIEKQLPPIK from the exons ATGGTCTGGGTGACACGGG TTTTTTGCATCTTTTTTACTCTACATTTCTTCAGGCATGGATGGGCTGAAGCTATGGCCGGGATCAGGACCCCTCACATCAAGTACATTTGCCCTCATTC ACCAGTCATGCCCGTCAGCCTCAATATGAACATGGCAATGCCATCCTG GTTTGATATAATTGGACTCGGTCCTGATGCAGAGGAAGATGAATCGGGAATTAAAAAAGCTGCCGAAAGCA TCAAAGCGCTGATTGATCAAGAGGTGAAGAATGGAATACCTTCTCATAGGATTGTCCTGGGAGGATTCTCTCAG GGtggtgctctctctctctacacggCTTTAAGCACCCATCAGAAGTTGGCGGGTGTGATCGCCCTCAGCTGCTGGTTGCCCCTCAGGAACTCCCTCTCGCAG TCAGTGATCAGCAGTAATAAGGACATACCGGTGCTGCAGTGTCACGGTGATGCCGATCCACTGGTTCCACTTATTTTTGGCTGTCTCACTGTGGAGAAACTCAAAACCATGCTGAACCCCACCAATATCACATTCAAAACATATCCCAGGATGCCTCACAGCGCCTGTCCGGAG GAAATGATGGACATCAAACAGTTTATTGAGAAGCAGCTTCCCCCCATAAAGTAA
- the lypla1 gene encoding acyl-protein thioesterase 1 isoform X1, protein MCGNNMSAPLPAIVPAARKATAAVIFLHGLGDTGHGWAEAMAGIRTPHIKYICPHSPVMPVSLNMNMAMPSWFDIIGLGPDAEEDESGIKKAAESIKALIDQEVKNGIPSHRIVLGGFSQGGALSLYTALSTHQKLAGVIALSCWLPLRNSLSQSVISSNKDIPVLQCHGDADPLVPLIFGCLTVEKLKTMLNPTNITFKTYPRMPHSACPEEMMDIKQFIEKQLPPIK, encoded by the exons ATGTGCGGTAATAACATGTCAGCCCCGCTGCCAGCGATCGTGCCTGCAGCGCGTAAAGCTACGGCTGCG GTGATTTTCCTCCATGGTCTGGGTGACACGGG GCATGGATGGGCTGAAGCTATGGCCGGGATCAGGACCCCTCACATCAAGTACATTTGCCCTCATTC ACCAGTCATGCCCGTCAGCCTCAATATGAACATGGCAATGCCATCCTG GTTTGATATAATTGGACTCGGTCCTGATGCAGAGGAAGATGAATCGGGAATTAAAAAAGCTGCCGAAAGCA TCAAAGCGCTGATTGATCAAGAGGTGAAGAATGGAATACCTTCTCATAGGATTGTCCTGGGAGGATTCTCTCAG GGtggtgctctctctctctacacggCTTTAAGCACCCATCAGAAGTTGGCGGGTGTGATCGCCCTCAGCTGCTGGTTGCCCCTCAGGAACTCCCTCTCGCAG TCAGTGATCAGCAGTAATAAGGACATACCGGTGCTGCAGTGTCACGGTGATGCCGATCCACTGGTTCCACTTATTTTTGGCTGTCTCACTGTGGAGAAACTCAAAACCATGCTGAACCCCACCAATATCACATTCAAAACATATCCCAGGATGCCTCACAGCGCCTGTCCGGAG GAAATGATGGACATCAAACAGTTTATTGAGAAGCAGCTTCCCCCCATAAAGTAA